One window of the Canis lupus familiaris isolate Mischka breed German Shepherd chromosome 29, alternate assembly UU_Cfam_GSD_1.0, whole genome shotgun sequence genome contains the following:
- the LOC100855768 gene encoding LOW QUALITY PROTEIN: hyaluronan mediated motility receptor-like (The sequence of the model RefSeq protein was modified relative to this genomic sequence to represent the inferred CDS: inserted 4 bases in 3 codons; deleted 1 base in 1 codon; substituted 1 base at 1 genomic stop codon), producing the protein MSFPKAPLKRFNDPSGCAPSPGAYDVKTSEVLKGPVSFQKSQRFKKXKESQQNLNVDRDTTLPASARKVKTLGLKKESQKNDKDLKIPEKEIRVLVQEHGAQDKQIQDLEAELEKVEAKLNAAVREKTSLSASNASLEKQLIELTRSNELLKSKFSEDNNQKTMRILSLELMKLRNKGETKMRNMMAKQEGMEVKLQVTQKNLEESXGKIAQLEGKLVSIEKEKTDEKSETEKLLEYIEEISCASDQVEKYKLDIAQLEENLKEKNEVVSLKQSLEENVVLLSKQVEDLNAKCQLLEKEKEDLVNRDRVRDETLKSEMQNLKENLILEKQEHEKLRQKELQTDSLLQQEKELSSSLQQKLRSFQEEMMKERNLFEEELKQALDELDKLQQKEEQAERLVRQLEEKTKSRAAELKFLEEKLKGKEAELEESNAAHSQATLLLQESYHSIVQSLGDATAQFESYKAFMAREIEDLKLENLSLQEKVTRAEKSAEDTQHQILATENANQEYTRMLLDLQTKSALKEAEIKEITVSSLKTITDLQNQLKQKGEELKKQLEEEEARKAXKKNTVAELTEEMNKWCLLYEELYNKTKPFQLQLDAFEAEKQALLNEHGAAQEQLNKLRDSYAKLLGHQNLKQKIKHVVKLKDENSQLKSEVSKLRSQLAKRKQSEAKLQEELNKVLGIKHFDPSKAFLCESKENFALKTPLKEGNSNCYXAPVEFQE; encoded by the exons ATGTCTTTTCCTAAGGCGCCCCTGAAACGATTCAATGACCCTTCCGGTTGTGCACCGTCTCCAGGTGCTTATGATGTTAAAACTTCAGAAGTATTAAAAGGACCAGTATCATTTCAGAAAtcacaaagatttaaaaa caaagagtctCAACAAAATCTTAATGTTGACAGAGATACTACCTTGCCTGCTTCAGCAAGAAAAGTTAAGACTTTGGGATTAAAGAAGGAATCTCAAAAGAATGATAAAGATTTGAAGATACCAGAAAAAGAGATTCGTGTTCTTGTGCAAGAACATGGTGCTCAGGACAAGCAGATCCAAGATCTGGAAGCTGAGTTGGAGAAGGTGGAGGCCAAGCTAAATGCTGCAGTCAGGGAGAAAACATCTCTCTCCGCAAGTAATGCTTCACTAGAAAAACAGCTTATTGAGTTAACTAGATCTAATGAGCTACTTAAATCAAAGTTTTCTGAAGATAATAACCAGAAGACTATGAGAATTCTAAGCCTTGAGTTAATGAAActtagaaataaaggagaaacaaagatgaGGAATATGATGGCTAAACAGGAAGGCATGGAAGTGAAGCTGCAGGTCACTCAGAAGAATCTGGAGGAGT CGGGGAAAATAGCACAACTTGAGGGGAAACTTGTTTcaatagagaaggaaaagactGATGAAAAATCTGAAACAGAAAAACTCTTAGAATACATCGAAGAAATTAGTTGTGCATCAGATCAAGTGGAGAAATACAAGCTAGATATTGCccaattagaagaaaatttgaaagagaagaatgaagttgTAAGCCTTAAGCAGTCTCTTGAGGAAAATGTTGTTTTACTTTCTAAACAAGTAGAAGACCTGAATGCTAAGTGTCAGCTActcgaaaaagaaaaagaagaccttGTCAACAGGGATAGAGTACGGGATGAAACTCTAAAGTCTGAAATGCAAAACTTAAAGGAGAATCTTATTCTTGAAAAACAGGAACATGAAAAACTACgacaaaaagaattacagactgATTCACTTCTGCAACAAGAAAAGGAACTGTCCTCCAGTCTTCAACAGAAGCTACGTTCCTTTCAAGAGGAAATGATGAAAGAGAGGAATCTCTTTGAGGAAGAATTAAAGCAAGCACTGGATGAG TTAGATAAATTACAGCAAAAAGAGGAACAAGCTGAAAGGCTAGTCAGACagttggaagaaaaaacaaaatctcgAGCTGCAGAActgaaattcctagaagaaaagcTGAAAGGGAAAGAAGCTGAACTGGAAGAAAGTAATGCTGCTCACAGTCAAGCCACTCTGCTTTTGCAGGAGAGCTATCATAGTATAGTGCAAAGCCTTGGAGATGCTACTGCTCAATTTGAAAGTTATAAAGCATTTATGGCTCGTGAGATAGAAGATCTTAAATTGGAGAACTTGTCACTTCAGGAAAAAGTGACCAGGGCTGAGAAAAGTGCagaagatactcaacatcagATATTGGCAACTGAGAATGCAAATCAAGAATACACAAGGATGCTCCTGGATCTGCAGACCAAATCAGCACTTAAAGaagcagaaattaaagaaataacagtCTCTTCTCTTAAAACAATAACTGATTTGCAGAACCAACTCAAGCAAAAAGGTGAAGAGTTAAAGAAacaactggaagaggaagaagcaagaaaag ggaaaaaaaacacagtggCAGAGTTAACTGAGGAAATGAATAAGTGGTGTCTCCTTTATGAAGaactatataataaaacaaaaccttttcaGCTACAACTGGATGCATttgaagcagagaaacaggcttTGTTGAATGAACATGGTGCTGCTCAGGAACAGCTAAATAAACTAAGAGATTCGTATGCTAAATTACTGGGTCATCAAAATCTAAAGCAAAAAATCAAGCATGTTGTGAAACTGAAAGATGAAAATAGCCAACTCAAATCGGAGGTGTCAAAACTCCGCTCTCAGCTcgctaaaagaaaacaaagtgaggCAAAACTTCAGGAGGAATTGAATAAAGTTCTTGGTATCAAACACTTTGATCCTTCAAAGGCTTTTCTttgtgaaagcaaagaaaattttgCTCTCAAAACACCATTGAAAGAAGGCAATTCAAACTGCTATTGAGCTCCTGTGGAGTTTCAAGAATAA